A region of Shewanella psychromarinicola DNA encodes the following proteins:
- a CDS encoding flagellar protein FlaG, with protein sequence MMREDVMDNNLLGITHSPVSPSATNRPVVALNRHETGLDATSDTSDTSVAAPLTVEKNTYVAEADKVALAKAETETVIETEQSVADKDQQSEAEVLAEVVEQLSEVVTLMNKGLAFSVDEDSGSAIVKVMDIDTGDIIRQIPSEEALELAQKLQDVKGLLLKTQA encoded by the coding sequence ATGATGAGAGAGGATGTTATGGATAATAATTTACTGGGTATTACACATTCACCTGTAAGCCCCTCTGCAACAAATAGGCCTGTAGTTGCACTCAATAGACATGAAACCGGATTAGATGCTACATCTGATACCTCTGATACAAGTGTTGCTGCGCCGTTAACGGTTGAAAAAAACACTTATGTTGCAGAAGCCGACAAAGTGGCGCTGGCCAAGGCGGAAACTGAAACGGTAATTGAAACTGAACAATCCGTTGCGGATAAAGACCAACAATCCGAGGCTGAAGTATTGGCTGAAGTGGTTGAGCAGTTGTCTGAGGTGGTGACATTAATGAATAAAGGCCTCGCATTTTCGGTTGACGAAGATTCCGGCTCCGCGATTGTTAAAGTGATGGATATTGACACCGGTGACATTATACGCCAAATTCCCAGCGAAGAAGCTTTGGAGTTGGCGCAAAAATTGCAAGATGTAAAGGGCTTGTTGCTGAAAACTCAAGCCTAA
- a CDS encoding flagellin N-terminal helical domain-containing protein: MAISVNTNVTSMKAQGNLNQAQSATSTSMERLASGLRINSAKDDAAGMQIANRMTSQINGIGVAMRNANDGISIAQTAEGAMGESTNILQRMRDLSLQSANGSNSSDDRAAMQKEVNSLQAELTRIAETTSFGGQNLLDGSYGTQAFQVGSEANQTINVSLKSVSATSIGAYQSDAKGSLFGGGLVAAAAGTNGSTGEELTITQGTSATKITSVDEDTATELVAKINQAGTGVTASAQTNVQANLTASFDTSLIMNVDGGAGKTASLDLTGISSNEALATAINDTSGDTGVTANLDNGTLTITSSTGADINFTSLASNTSGALELKNVAADGTASAATDVTTAGVVATAAGAITLSSADSFTLTGTAGPAEITGEAAGVFAGVSTVDIGTASGAQSAIDIIDGAIAGIDSQRAELGAVQNRMDFTLNNLSSIQNNVSDARSRIQDVDFASESAELSKQQILSQASSSMLAQANQLPQVALSLL, translated from the coding sequence ATGGCTATTTCAGTAAATACTAACGTCACTTCAATGAAAGCCCAGGGCAATTTAAATCAAGCGCAAAGTGCTACTTCTACATCGATGGAACGCCTTGCTTCAGGTCTACGCATCAACAGCGCCAAAGATGATGCTGCCGGTATGCAAATTGCCAATCGTATGACCAGCCAAATTAATGGTATTGGTGTGGCCATGCGTAACGCTAACGATGGTATTTCGATTGCACAAACCGCCGAAGGTGCCATGGGTGAGTCAACCAACATTTTACAGCGGATGCGTGACTTGTCTTTGCAGTCTGCCAACGGTTCAAACTCATCTGATGACCGTGCAGCTATGCAAAAAGAAGTGAATTCATTACAAGCTGAGTTAACCCGTATTGCTGAAACTACCTCATTTGGTGGCCAAAACTTACTCGATGGCTCTTATGGTACGCAAGCATTTCAAGTCGGTTCTGAAGCCAACCAAACCATTAATGTGTCACTAAAATCGGTATCTGCCACCAGTATTGGGGCATATCAAAGTGATGCAAAAGGTAGTCTATTTGGTGGAGGGCTTGTTGCCGCCGCGGCTGGCACCAATGGTTCAACGGGTGAAGAGTTAACTATTACTCAAGGTACTAGCGCTACGAAAATAACGTCAGTAGATGAAGATACTGCCACTGAGCTGGTTGCCAAAATCAACCAAGCCGGAACGGGCGTAACCGCTTCTGCTCAAACCAATGTTCAGGCTAATTTAACTGCTTCATTTGATACTTCGTTAATCATGAATGTTGATGGTGGTGCAGGGAAAACAGCTTCTTTAGATTTAACCGGTATTAGCTCTAATGAAGCACTTGCAACCGCGATAAATGATACCTCTGGTGATACTGGCGTAACTGCAAATTTGGATAACGGTACCCTGACTATCACCAGTTCTACCGGTGCCGATATTAACTTTACATCGCTGGCATCAAATACATCAGGTGCATTGGAGTTAAAGAACGTTGCTGCAGACGGTACAGCATCAGCAGCTACTGACGTAACCACCGCCGGTGTTGTAGCAACCGCGGCAGGTGCCATTACATTAAGTTCAGCTGACAGCTTTACGCTAACAGGTACAGCTGGTCCAGCTGAAATAACCGGTGAAGCGGCAGGTGTATTTGCGGGTGTTAGCACGGTTGATATTGGTACTGCATCCGGCGCGCAAAGTGCCATTGACATTATTGATGGCGCCATTGCTGGGATTGATAGTCAGCGCGCCGAGTTAGGTGCTGTGCAAAACCGCATGGACTTTACTCTTAATAACTTAAGTAGTATTCAAAATAACGTGTCTGACGCACGTAGCCGTATTCAAGATGTCGACTTTGCCTCAGAAAGTGCTGAACTCAGTAAGCAGCAAATTCTATCGCAAGCCTCATCTTCAATGCTTGCGCAGGCGAATCAGTTACCACAAGTGGCATTGTCGCTACTTTAA
- a CDS encoding flagellin N-terminal helical domain-containing protein: MAISVNTNVTSMKAQGNLNKAQTATSTSMERLASGLRINSAKDDAAGMQIANRMTSQINGIGVAIRNANDGISIAQTAEGAMNESTNILQRMRDLSLQSANGSNSSDDRAAMQKEVNSLQAELTRIAETTSFGGQNLLDGSYGTQSFQVGSDANQTIDVSLKSVSATSIGAYQSNAAGSLFGGGLVAAAAGTNGSTGETLTITQGTSTTNIVSVDEDTATELVSKINQAGTGVTASAETTVQANLTAAFDTSLIMNVDGGSGKTASLNLTGISSNADLATAINDTSGDTGVTANLDNGTLTITSSTGADINFTSLASNTTGALELKNVAADGTASAATDVTTAGVVATAAGAITLSSADSFTLTGTAGPAEITGEAAGVFAGVSTVNIGTASGAQSAIDIIDGAIAGIDSSRAGLGAVQNRMDFTINNLSSIQNNVTDARSRIQDVDFASESAELSKQQILSQASSSMLAQANQLPQVALSLLGG; the protein is encoded by the coding sequence ATGGCTATTTCAGTTAATACCAACGTTACATCCATGAAAGCCCAGGGCAATTTAAATAAAGCGCAAACCGCTACTTCAACCTCCATGGAGCGTTTAGCGTCAGGTCTGCGCATCAACAGCGCTAAAGATGATGCTGCTGGTATGCAAATCGCCAATCGTATGACCAGTCAGATTAACGGTATTGGCGTCGCCATTCGTAATGCCAACGATGGTATTTCGATTGCACAAACTGCTGAAGGCGCCATGAATGAGTCGACCAATATATTGCAACGGATGCGTGACTTATCATTGCAATCTGCCAACGGTTCAAACTCATCTGATGACCGTGCAGCTATGCAAAAAGAAGTGAATTCATTACAAGCTGAGTTAACCCGTATTGCTGAAACTACCTCATTTGGTGGCCAGAATTTACTCGATGGTTCTTATGGTACTCAGTCATTTCAGGTCGGTTCTGATGCCAATCAAACCATTGATGTGTCACTGAAATCGGTATCTGCCACCAGTATTGGGGCGTATCAAAGTAACGCTGCAGGTAGTCTATTTGGTGGAGGGCTTGTTGCCGCCGCGGCTGGCACAAATGGTTCAACGGGTGAAACGTTAACCATTACTCAAGGTACTAGCACTACGAATATAGTGTCAGTAGATGAAGATACTGCCACTGAGTTGGTCTCCAAAATTAACCAAGCCGGAACGGGCGTAACCGCTTCTGCTGAAACGACAGTCCAAGCTAATTTAACTGCTGCATTTGATACTTCGTTAATCATGAATGTTGATGGTGGTAGCGGGAAAACAGCGTCTTTAAATTTAACCGGTATTAGCTCTAACGCTGACCTTGCAACCGCGATAAATGATACCTCTGGTGATACTGGCGTAACTGCAAATTTGGATAACGGTACCCTGACTATCACCAGTTCTACCGGTGCCGATATTAACTTCACATCGCTGGCATCAAATACAACAGGTGCATTGGAGTTAAAGAACGTTGCTGCAGACGGTACAGCATCAGCAGCTACTGACGTAACCACCGCCGGTGTTGTAGCAACCGCGGCAGGTGCCATTACATTAAGTTCAGCTGACAGCTTTACGCTAACAGGTACAGCGGGTCCAGCTGAAATAACCGGTGAAGCGGCAGGTGTATTTGCGGGTGTTAGCACAGTTAATATAGGTACTGCATCCGGCGCGCAAAGTGCCATTGACATCATTGATGGCGCCATTGCCGGGATTGACAGTTCTCGTGCTGGCTTAGGTGCAGTGCAAAACCGAATGGACTTTACCATTAACAATCTGAGTAGTATTCAAAATAACGTCACCGATGCGCGTAGTCGTATTCAAGATGTTGACTTTGCTTCAGAAAGTGCTGAACTCAGTAAGCAGCAAATTCTATCGCAAGCCTCATCGTCTATGTTGGCGCAGGCCAATCAATTGCCACAGGTCGCGTTATCTTTACTCGGTGGTTAA